The sequence below is a genomic window from Terriglobia bacterium.
GCTGCGGCGGCTGGGCGCGCGCAAGGTGAAGACTGCGAAAGTTCCCATCATCCTCGACCCGCAGATGGCTCGTTCGCTGGTCGAGCACATTTTCGAAGCCGTCAACGGCGACGCCATCTATCGCGGCGCGTCGTTTCTCGCCGGCAAGCTGGGCGAGCGCGTCGCCGGCGAAAACGTCACCGTGATTGACGACGGCACCCTCCGCGGCGGCTTCGGCACCAGCCCGTTCGACAGCGAAGGCGTGCCCACGCGGCGCACGGTGGTCATCGAAAACGGCGTCCTCAAGTCCTACTTGCTGAACACCTACACCGCGAAGAAACTCGGTCTCGCAACCACCGGCAATGCCTCGCGCGGGCTCGCCGGAAATCCCTCTATCGGCGTCGGCAACTTATTTCTCCAGCCCGGAATGAAAACGCCCGAAGAGATCATCGCCGGAGTGCCTGAGGGACTCTACGTCACGGAGTTCCTGGGATTCGGCGTCAATCTGGTTACCGGTGATTTCTCGCGCGGCGCCTCGGGGCTGTGGATCTCGGGCGGCGAACTGGCCTACCCGGTCGAGGAAATCACCGTCGCCGGAAACCTGAAAGACATGCTGGTCAACATCGCCGAAATCGGCAGCGACTTGGAATTTCGCGGCGCCGTCGCCGCTCCCACGCTGCGGATCGAGGGACTGACCGTCGCCGGAGAGTAAGCCGGAAGGCAGGTTTTGGGCGTTAGGCGTTAGGCCAAGAAGTTAGCGAATCAGCATGTCGAGCTGGCGCACATCCAGACCGGCTTGCTGATAGTGCTTCCGAGACAGCTCCAGGATACTGAATCCATCCTCGTAGGCAGCAAAGCGGCCGTCCACCGCCTTGTCCAGATAGATTAAGCCGCCTCCAACCACAAAGAGGGTCA
It includes:
- a CDS encoding TldD/PmbA family protein, translated to MRGGASAAESVVREGNEFSTVVRLGQVETLKESGSKAIGVRVFRGQRAASTYSSDLSPEGLDQMVTSALALAEVTSEDPHAGLPEPGQLGSIGGDLDLYFDDVYSLSGEQRIDYARRAEKAALAVDPRINNSEGGSFDAADGHKVLANSHGFVGEYRNSYCSVSAVPVAQEGGSMQRDYWYSVARTLKKLDPPEQVGRIAAERTLRRLGARKVKTAKVPIILDPQMARSLVEHIFEAVNGDAIYRGASFLAGKLGERVAGENVTVIDDGTLRGGFGTSPFDSEGVPTRRTVVIENGVLKSYLLNTYTAKKLGLATTGNASRGLAGNPSIGVGNLFLQPGMKTPEEIIAGVPEGLYVTEFLGFGVNLVTGDFSRGASGLWISGGELAYPVEEITVAGNLKDMLVNIAEIGSDLEFRGAVAAPTLRIEGLTVAGE